A region from the uncultured Draconibacterium sp. genome encodes:
- a CDS encoding serine acetyltransferase: MIENRAGLKYYLSEDLKRFGEKPSIKDWFLKNEVWYIYKYQRHLRYVEYYKNTGKSKILFFYHFLRYKRMCFRLKIDIKPNNMAPGFRIYHLGALIRIKPNCKIGKNCSLMPGVVIGNKKLHSDYSWVNIGDNCYIGLGAKIFGEVTIGDNVIIGANSVVTKNISDNCVVAGIPAKVIKRNGKKLKTI; encoded by the coding sequence ATGATTGAGAACCGAGCTGGTTTAAAATATTATTTATCAGAGGACTTAAAAAGGTTCGGCGAAAAACCATCTATAAAAGACTGGTTTTTAAAAAATGAGGTTTGGTATATTTACAAATATCAACGCCATCTTCGCTATGTAGAATATTATAAGAACACAGGAAAATCAAAGATTCTGTTTTTCTATCATTTTCTTAGGTATAAGAGAATGTGTTTTAGGCTTAAGATCGATATTAAACCTAATAATATGGCTCCTGGTTTCAGGATATATCATTTAGGTGCATTGATAAGAATAAAACCTAACTGTAAAATAGGTAAAAATTGCTCGCTAATGCCAGGCGTTGTAATTGGGAATAAAAAACTACATTCTGATTATAGTTGGGTTAACATTGGTGACAATTGTTATATCGGATTGGGAGCCAAAATATTTGGAGAGGTTACTATTGGAGATAACGTGATAATCGGTGCAAATTCAGTTGTTACAAAGAACATTTCAGATAATTGTGTAGTTGCCGGAATTCCCGCCAAAGTAATTAAGCGGAACGGAAAAAAATTGAAAACGATATAA
- a CDS encoding WecB/TagA/CpsF family glycosyltransferase, producing MNLHLSHLPLYNNDLNSLPNKKLLINTINAHCYNIAQNDQKYINALEKSDVLLPDGISIVLAKRLLNSKSIHKIAGSDLFFYEMERLNKSGGSCFFLGSSPETLARIKVRAGIMYPEVKIKCYSPPFVAKFTKHDNKIMLKMINRFNPDVLFIGMTAPKQEKWASKNFEKVNAGHICAIGAVFDFFAGTVSRAPNWIIKIGFEWLFRLFKEPRRLWRRYLIGNFVFVYLILKEKAESLSTRSNPRKLPSGVESI from the coding sequence ATGAACCTGCATCTCTCCCACCTGCCACTTTATAACAATGATTTAAATAGTTTGCCAAACAAGAAGCTGCTAATAAATACAATTAATGCTCATTGTTATAATATTGCCCAAAACGACCAAAAATATATAAATGCACTAGAGAAATCGGATGTTTTATTACCCGACGGAATTAGTATTGTGCTTGCAAAACGTTTATTAAACTCTAAGAGTATTCATAAAATTGCTGGATCTGATTTATTTTTTTATGAAATGGAGAGACTAAATAAATCTGGAGGAAGCTGCTTCTTTTTAGGAAGCAGTCCTGAAACTCTTGCACGTATAAAGGTTCGTGCAGGAATTATGTACCCTGAAGTAAAAATAAAATGCTATTCGCCGCCGTTTGTTGCAAAATTCACTAAACACGACAATAAAATTATGCTTAAAATGATTAATCGTTTTAATCCAGATGTTCTGTTTATAGGGATGACAGCACCGAAACAAGAGAAGTGGGCTTCTAAAAATTTTGAGAAGGTAAATGCCGGCCATATTTGTGCCATAGGTGCAGTTTTCGATTTCTTTGCAGGCACTGTTTCGCGCGCACCTAATTGGATTATCAAGATTGGATTTGAGTGGTTATTTCGCTTATTTAAAGAACCTCGCCGATTATGGCGTAGATATTTAATCGGAAACTTTGTTTTTGTCTATCTCATTCTTAAGGAGAAAGCAGAATCACTATCAACCAGATCAAATCCAAGAAAATTACCTTCTGGTGTCGAAAGCATATAA
- a CDS encoding GDP-L-fucose synthase — protein MKKLSKIYVAGHNGLVGSAICKNLVSKGYKNIVGKTVDELDLIDSVAVDQYFEEEKPEYIFLAAAKVGGIIANNTYRGQFIYENLMIQNNIIHSAWKHDVKKLLFLGSTCIYPKEAPQPMKEDYLLTSPLEYTNEPYAIAKIAGIKMCESYNIQYNTNFISVMPTNLYGPNDNFHLENSHVLPALLRKIYLAKQLEDNNLTAIKNDLNKRPIRNVSGMDSENTILKTLKEYGIFASQQKLLVEIWGSGKPMREFLWSEEMADACVYIMENVDFKDIITTKTSVFKNEIRNTHINIGTGKEISIRDLAYLIKTKIGFNGDLVFNTNKPDGTMRKLTDVSKLNLLGWHHKIDIAEGLDKFIDWYKGN, from the coding sequence ATGAAAAAATTAAGTAAAATTTATGTGGCAGGCCACAATGGTTTGGTTGGCTCTGCAATTTGTAAGAATCTTGTAAGCAAAGGATATAAAAACATTGTTGGCAAAACAGTTGATGAACTTGACCTTATTGATTCTGTTGCCGTAGATCAATATTTTGAAGAAGAAAAGCCTGAATATATTTTTCTGGCTGCTGCCAAAGTCGGCGGAATAATTGCAAATAATACTTACCGCGGCCAATTTATTTACGAGAATCTGATGATACAAAACAATATTATTCATAGTGCCTGGAAACATGATGTGAAAAAGTTATTGTTTCTTGGAAGTACCTGTATTTATCCGAAAGAAGCGCCTCAGCCAATGAAGGAAGATTACTTACTAACTAGCCCACTTGAATATACCAATGAGCCTTATGCTATTGCAAAAATTGCAGGTATAAAAATGTGCGAAAGCTATAACATACAATACAATACAAATTTTATTTCAGTAATGCCCACCAACCTTTATGGTCCTAATGATAATTTTCATCTCGAAAACTCACACGTCCTGCCTGCTCTTTTGCGTAAAATTTATCTTGCCAAACAACTTGAGGATAATAATCTGACTGCCATTAAAAATGATCTTAATAAGCGTCCTATAAGAAACGTAAGCGGGATGGATTCTGAAAATACAATATTAAAGACATTAAAAGAGTACGGTATTTTTGCTTCTCAGCAAAAATTGCTAGTAGAGATTTGGGGTAGCGGCAAGCCTATGCGTGAATTTTTATGGAGTGAGGAAATGGCTGATGCTTGTGTTTATATTATGGAAAATGTTGATTTCAAGGATATAATAACAACAAAAACTTCGGTCTTTAAAAACGAAATTAGAAATACCCATATAAATATTGGTACAGGTAAAGAAATTAGTATTCGAGACTTAGCATACTTGATAAAAACAAAAATTGGTTTTAATGGAGATCTTGTATTTAATACCAACAAACCGGATGGAACAATGCGTAAACTAACCGATGTCTCAAAACTTAATTTGCTAGGTTGGCATCACAAAATTGATATTGCCGAGGGCTTAGACAAATTCATTGATTGGTATAAAGGAAATTAG
- the gmd gene encoding GDP-mannose 4,6-dehydratase — protein MMQKTALITGITGQDGAYLAEYLIKEGYVVHGIKRRASMFNTQRIDHLYQDPQIENRNLILHYGDLTDSLNLTRIIQEVQPDEIYNLAAMSHVKVSFDTPEYTANVDGIGTLRILEAVRLLNLVNKTKIYQASTSELFGMVQEVPQTEKTPFYPRSPYGVAKLYAYWITINYREAYGLHASNGILFNHESPVRGETFVTRKITRAISRIVLGMQETLFIGNMSSCRDWGHAKDYIRAMHLILQQERPDDYVIATGITTSIRDFIKKSCNKIGLSIIFQGEKENEKGYISDIDEKLFCRLIGDKYLPIIKKRTLNSEMRKNILPIVAVDPQYFRPTEVELLMGDASKAREKLRWIPEYDLDALISDMILSDIRMMQQDAFLKERGYHIFNYFE, from the coding sequence ATGATGCAAAAAACGGCTTTAATAACAGGAATCACCGGACAAGACGGAGCCTATCTGGCTGAATATTTAATAAAAGAAGGATATGTCGTTCATGGAATAAAGCGCCGGGCATCAATGTTCAATACTCAACGTATCGATCATCTTTACCAGGATCCGCAAATAGAGAATCGTAATTTGATTTTACACTACGGAGACTTAACCGACAGCTTAAATCTAACGCGAATTATACAGGAGGTTCAGCCCGATGAAATCTACAACCTGGCAGCAATGAGCCATGTAAAAGTTAGTTTCGACACTCCTGAATATACTGCAAATGTTGATGGAATAGGCACTCTTCGAATTCTTGAGGCTGTACGCTTACTCAATTTGGTAAATAAAACCAAAATTTACCAGGCATCAACTTCAGAGCTTTTCGGAATGGTGCAGGAAGTTCCTCAAACCGAAAAAACCCCATTCTATCCCCGATCTCCTTATGGCGTAGCAAAACTTTATGCCTACTGGATTACTATTAATTACAGAGAAGCATATGGATTACATGCATCAAATGGGATTTTGTTTAACCACGAATCACCTGTACGTGGTGAAACCTTTGTTACACGGAAAATTACAAGGGCTATTTCAAGAATTGTGCTGGGAATGCAAGAAACCTTATTTATCGGTAATATGTCGTCATGCAGAGACTGGGGACACGCCAAAGATTATATAAGGGCAATGCACCTTATTCTTCAGCAAGAACGGCCAGATGATTATGTTATAGCAACAGGGATAACAACGTCGATACGTGATTTTATAAAAAAATCGTGTAACAAAATTGGATTGTCAATAATCTTTCAAGGTGAAAAAGAAAATGAAAAAGGATATATTTCTGATATTGATGAAAAACTATTTTGTAGGTTAATTGGAGATAAATACCTTCCAATTATTAAAAAGCGTACCTTAAATTCGGAAATGAGAAAAAATATTCTTCCTATTGTCGCTGTCGATCCTCAGTATTTTCGACCTACTGAGGTAGAATTGTTAATGGGAGATGCTTCAAAAGCCAGAGAAAAATTGAGATGGATACCAGAATATGATTTAGATGCATTAATTTCAGATATGATTCTCTCTGATATAAGAATGATGCAACAAGATGCTTTCTTAAAAGAAAGAGGTTACCACATTTTTAATTATTTTGAGTAA
- a CDS encoding HAD hydrolase family protein, translated as MVIAVDFDGTIVKHKYPAIGKEIPYAIETLKLIQSKGHKIILWTYRSGKELDKAVDFCKKKGLFFHAINNNFEGEEFDNTYSRKIYADIYIDDRNILGIPEWEKIYHLLTDTKKQKLKP; from the coding sequence ATGGTTATTGCGGTAGATTTTGACGGAACAATAGTAAAGCATAAATACCCGGCAATTGGGAAAGAAATTCCTTATGCCATTGAAACATTAAAACTTATCCAATCAAAAGGACACAAAATAATACTGTGGACCTATCGCTCGGGTAAGGAACTTGACAAAGCAGTCGATTTCTGCAAAAAAAAAGGTCTGTTTTTTCATGCAATAAATAACAATTTTGAAGGAGAGGAATTTGATAATACTTACAGTAGAAAGATATATGCTGATATCTATATTGACGACAGAAACATTTTAGGAATCCCTGAATGGGAAAAAATATACCATTTGCTTACTGATACCAAGAAACAAAAACTAAAACCCTGA
- a CDS encoding sugar transferase yields the protein MIKERESTIERINVVIQIFWTLTCFYAVLWANGIVSKRNIVETQDHLILAIVIIPVWFLLLEMYEMGAMARIQRYRTIVKKYIFLNLIGTVILYLVFHIFNLYSIPGTIFLVFGVANIFVLSMQKIAGRMVINFFRKKGYNYRTILIIADESSIPFIQQIIETDRWGYRISGIVTDSDMVKKEFGDQYLIHPESEDFEHLIDEKVIDEVFFCKHDFDTNSIRQLINECKEIGVGFHLHNKVLSFGGIAPRLTFLNRQFFLSFRNTPENYITLQIKGAIDFFLSLLFLTMVSPFILLIALLIKMEDGGPVIFKQVRVGKHGRLFNCLKFRTMVVNAEEMKEKLMQLNEQDGPVFKIKNDPRITKVGKFLRKTSLDELPQFINVLIGDMSIVGPRPPVPAEVKLYKRCLIRRLSVTPGITCIWQVSGRNNIPFDKWMEMDMQYIDNWSLTLDFIIMLKTLKVILNHDGQ from the coding sequence ATGATAAAGGAACGAGAATCAACAATTGAAAGAATTAATGTGGTTATCCAGATATTTTGGACATTAACTTGCTTTTATGCCGTATTATGGGCTAATGGAATTGTTTCGAAACGAAATATTGTAGAAACACAGGACCATTTGATATTAGCGATTGTTATTATTCCTGTCTGGTTTTTACTGCTGGAAATGTATGAAATGGGAGCTATGGCCCGTATTCAACGCTATAGAACCATCGTTAAAAAATATATATTTTTAAACCTCATAGGTACTGTTATTCTATATCTCGTTTTCCATATCTTCAATTTATACTCAATACCGGGAACCATTTTCTTAGTGTTTGGTGTAGCAAATATTTTTGTTCTTTCAATGCAAAAGATTGCAGGAAGAATGGTGATAAATTTTTTTAGAAAAAAAGGCTATAATTACAGAACTATTCTAATTATAGCCGATGAAAGCAGCATCCCTTTTATACAGCAAATAATTGAAACCGATCGATGGGGATACCGAATAAGTGGGATTGTTACAGATTCCGATATGGTTAAAAAGGAATTTGGGGATCAATATCTGATACATCCTGAAAGTGAAGATTTTGAGCATCTTATAGATGAAAAGGTTATTGATGAAGTGTTTTTCTGCAAACATGATTTTGATACGAACTCAATAAGGCAGCTTATAAACGAATGTAAAGAGATTGGTGTAGGTTTTCATCTCCATAACAAGGTACTTTCGTTTGGAGGTATTGCTCCACGACTTACATTTCTAAACCGACAATTCTTTCTGTCGTTTAGAAATACTCCTGAAAACTATATTACTCTTCAGATAAAAGGAGCGATTGATTTCTTTTTATCCTTACTATTTTTAACAATGGTTTCTCCTTTTATATTACTTATTGCCCTGTTAATAAAAATGGAAGACGGAGGCCCTGTTATTTTTAAGCAAGTTAGAGTAGGAAAACACGGTCGTTTATTTAATTGTTTAAAATTCAGAACAATGGTTGTTAACGCCGAAGAAATGAAAGAAAAGTTAATGCAACTAAATGAACAAGATGGGCCTGTTTTTAAAATAAAAAATGATCCCAGAATTACGAAAGTCGGTAAATTTCTACGAAAAACATCATTAGATGAGCTACCACAATTTATTAATGTGCTTATAGGAGACATGTCAATTGTTGGCCCAAGACCGCCTGTACCTGCCGAGGTTAAGCTATACAAACGCTGCCTGATTAGGAGGTTAAGTGTAACCCCCGGAATTACCTGCATCTGGCAAGTTTCAGGTAGGAATAATATTCCATTTGACAAATGGATGGAAATGGACATGCAATATATTGATAATTGGTCGTTAACACTTGATTTTATTATAATGCTAAAAACATTGAAGGTGATTCTAAATCACGACGGGCAATAA
- a CDS encoding T9SS type A sorting domain-containing protein, whose product MKILLSFIILFLTTTITIGQTAIFLHHSTGSNVYNEGNVSDFINDYNIENGTDIQIQKRSYPNTPYPWQNYPYDYWNLWINNECNNNSSGIECLESIATSYDIIAWKHCFPGAGIKDGNAEGDISSSIKTLANYKLQYRALRDKMDELSDTHFVVWTLAPLHRLATNRQDAARAGEFVEWVKNQWLNEDAKDHQNIHIFDFFGIVAQTEENPDHGFQYALKYDFERSHDNSDSHPNTIANETAGPLFAQFIIDVALDLVLSTGVIDSRFEKLEAYPNPTSGPISIINENIPIQTKIIVYNSFGQKVLEKDSDVTELNISELSEGIYYLKVGNKILKVVKK is encoded by the coding sequence ATGAAAATATTACTATCATTCATTATTTTATTTCTTACAACGACTATAACCATTGGTCAAACCGCCATCTTCCTTCATCATTCCACAGGTTCCAACGTATATAACGAAGGGAATGTATCAGATTTTATAAATGATTACAACATAGAAAATGGAACCGATATTCAAATTCAAAAACGATCTTATCCCAATACTCCCTATCCCTGGCAAAATTATCCTTACGACTACTGGAACCTTTGGATTAACAATGAATGCAATAATAATAGCAGCGGAATTGAATGTCTGGAAAGTATTGCCACATCATACGATATTATTGCATGGAAACACTGTTTTCCGGGTGCCGGAATAAAAGACGGTAATGCGGAAGGAGATATAAGTAGTAGCATTAAAACACTTGCCAATTACAAACTTCAATACCGGGCTTTACGCGACAAAATGGATGAATTATCCGACACGCATTTCGTTGTCTGGACTCTTGCTCCATTACACCGGCTGGCCACCAACAGGCAGGATGCAGCCAGAGCAGGCGAATTTGTAGAATGGGTAAAAAATCAGTGGTTAAATGAAGATGCAAAAGACCACCAGAATATTCATATTTTTGATTTTTTCGGGATTGTTGCCCAAACTGAAGAAAATCCGGATCATGGTTTTCAATATGCCCTGAAATACGATTTTGAGCGTTCTCATGATAATAGTGACTCGCATCCGAACACAATCGCAAATGAAACTGCAGGACCTCTCTTTGCACAGTTTATAATTGATGTAGCTCTGGATTTGGTTCTAAGTACTGGAGTAATTGATTCTCGTTTTGAGAAACTGGAAGCATATCCAAATCCTACTTCCGGCCCAATAAGTATAATAAATGAAAATATCCCGATACAGACGAAAATTATAGTTTATAATTCGTTTGGCCAAAAAGTACTTGAAAAGGATAGTGATGTTACAGAACTTAATATCAGTGAACTCTCAGAAGGAATCTATTATTTAAAAGTAGGTAACAAAATTCTGAAAGTAGTAAAAAAATAA
- a CDS encoding glycosyltransferase family 4 protein, which translates to MAIKKSKVLIVATSRKTRGGITSVVKSHQAGDVWRNYDCRWLETHIDKSFLHKLMYFLKSFIIYLFILPSYNLIHIHTSEPPSALRKTIFLFVAYLFHKKTIVHFHSFSPKTTINSRYKMVYSYLFRKADTILVLSEYWKKELLDAFSLENKIKVLYNPCTEPDIKKKHNRKRQILYAGTINARKGYADLIKAFARISGKFPAWKIVFAGNGEIEQARLLAKELKIDTQVIFLGWINGIEKSKAFQEASVFCLPSYAEGFPMAVLDAWAYGLPVVTTPVGGLPDVLINGKNALVFQPGDIHELAQQLHKIIENRELRMAISEESIYLSTNLFNQSVICLQLDNIYNEMFKVEKITHKYNLTGKV; encoded by the coding sequence ATGGCTATTAAAAAAAGCAAGGTTCTAATTGTAGCCACTTCGCGAAAAACCAGAGGAGGTATTACATCCGTTGTAAAATCGCACCAAGCTGGTGATGTATGGAGAAATTATGACTGCAGATGGCTTGAGACACATATTGACAAATCATTTCTGCATAAATTAATGTACTTTTTAAAGTCTTTCATCATTTATTTATTCATACTACCTTCATACAATTTAATCCATATCCATACCAGTGAACCACCATCTGCTTTAAGAAAAACTATATTTCTGTTTGTGGCCTATCTATTCCATAAAAAAACAATTGTACATTTCCATTCATTTTCGCCCAAAACAACAATTAATAGCAGGTACAAAATGGTTTACAGTTATTTATTCCGAAAAGCAGATACAATACTGGTATTATCTGAATATTGGAAGAAAGAACTTCTTGACGCTTTTAGTCTGGAGAATAAAATAAAAGTTCTGTATAACCCTTGTACTGAACCAGACATTAAGAAGAAACATAACAGAAAAAGACAAATTCTGTATGCCGGAACAATTAATGCTCGTAAAGGGTATGCTGATTTAATAAAAGCTTTTGCCCGGATTTCCGGCAAATTCCCAGCATGGAAAATAGTATTTGCAGGCAACGGCGAAATTGAGCAAGCCAGGTTACTTGCAAAAGAACTAAAAATAGATACACAGGTAATTTTTTTGGGCTGGATAAATGGCATTGAAAAATCTAAAGCTTTTCAGGAAGCTTCAGTGTTTTGTTTACCAAGCTATGCTGAAGGGTTCCCAATGGCAGTGCTTGATGCTTGGGCTTATGGTTTGCCAGTTGTAACAACTCCTGTTGGTGGATTACCTGATGTTTTAATAAATGGAAAAAATGCTTTAGTATTTCAACCTGGTGATATACACGAATTGGCACAGCAGCTTCATAAAATAATAGAAAACAGAGAATTAAGAATGGCCATTTCTGAAGAATCTATATACTTGAGCACTAATTTATTTAACCAGTCTGTTATTTGTCTTCAGTTAGATAATATCTACAATGAAATGTTTAAAGTTGAAAAGATTACACATAAATACAACTTAACGGGTAAAGTCTGA
- a CDS encoding glycosyltransferase, with protein sequence MKNIVFVDATHDYPLKYSAGNTKVEFMSRGLNMLGNKITIINSQNGTKNNHGIKVLHNSFSKSFLFPRKKYILNTILSNYISLFIILRKLKKDEENFLIYDITKFYPFFVVVMSMAKLLGYKRIAIFHEWHKSFLVPAYRKWSYLLFDSTFGYFVTGILPISSYLLEKASKFNKPMLKLPALADFQENIKLPQIHKASYFLFCGHARFLRLISILLQAVKTTNSQSNIRVKLVLGGSSEDIEKIQHEIQALDLKNVEIYTSILYSTLMDLYKNALALVLPLSEVNLQDKARFSQKIAEYLSSKRPIITVNVGVIQEYFKNRINAFICESLTPQELSSQFELVMNNPGLADEVGLRGFKLGLHKFDFRSNTKQLDTYLSNL encoded by the coding sequence ATGAAAAATATTGTATTTGTTGATGCTACTCATGATTATCCTTTAAAATATTCCGCAGGAAATACGAAAGTTGAATTTATGAGTAGAGGCCTCAATATGCTCGGAAATAAAATTACTATTATCAATAGTCAAAACGGGACTAAGAATAATCACGGTATAAAGGTTTTGCACAATTCCTTTTCTAAGAGCTTCCTATTCCCTCGTAAAAAATATATCCTTAATACAATTCTCTCAAACTACATATCGCTATTTATAATATTGAGAAAATTAAAAAAAGACGAAGAAAACTTCCTAATATATGATATTACTAAGTTCTATCCCTTTTTTGTGGTAGTAATGAGCATGGCTAAGTTACTCGGCTATAAAAGAATCGCCATATTTCATGAATGGCATAAGTCTTTTCTTGTTCCCGCTTACCGAAAATGGTCATATCTTCTGTTCGACTCTACTTTCGGCTATTTTGTTACCGGAATACTGCCAATTTCTTCTTATCTGTTAGAAAAGGCATCAAAGTTCAATAAACCTATGTTAAAACTCCCTGCACTAGCTGATTTTCAGGAGAATATAAAATTGCCACAAATACACAAAGCTTCGTATTTTCTATTCTGTGGACATGCCAGATTTTTAAGGTTAATATCTATTTTATTGCAGGCCGTAAAAACAACCAATAGTCAATCAAATATTCGGGTAAAGTTAGTTTTAGGTGGTAGTTCAGAAGATATTGAAAAGATTCAGCATGAAATACAAGCGCTTGACTTAAAAAATGTTGAGATATATACTTCAATACTTTATAGCACATTAATGGATTTATATAAAAATGCACTTGCTCTTGTACTGCCTCTTTCGGAAGTTAATTTGCAAGATAAAGCAAGATTTAGCCAGAAAATTGCCGAGTACTTATCCTCTAAGCGTCCTATAATTACCGTAAATGTTGGAGTGATACAGGAATACTTTAAAAACCGGATTAATGCATTTATTTGCGAAAGTCTAACGCCCCAGGAACTAAGTTCTCAATTCGAACTTGTAATGAATAATCCCGGTCTGGCAGACGAAGTTGGGCTAAGAGGATTTAAACTTGGACTTCATAAATTTGATTTCAGGAGCAATACCAAACAACTTGATACATATTTAAGTAATTTATAA
- a CDS encoding DapH/DapD/GlmU-related protein, whose product MTIYNKLKKNDFLSAIRAVYLRYFAVTRSKFGYIHPTAWYRQPIMIKGIKNVYLHENTSILGNALILTVLAKFIVKKNTGIAEGLTVITGNHVSPIGRWHRFVDDTEKPGNADKDVVIEEDVWIGANVTLLSGVTIKRGAIVGAGSVCRFSSPPYSIVAGNPAKVIGFKFTPSEIIKHEKALYPEDERLSLDELNKNYRKYYCKRVKEIVNFLK is encoded by the coding sequence ATGACAATTTACAATAAGCTTAAAAAAAACGATTTTTTAAGTGCAATTCGTGCTGTATATTTGAGGTACTTTGCAGTTACACGAAGCAAATTCGGGTATATTCATCCTACCGCCTGGTATCGTCAGCCAATAATGATAAAGGGAATAAAAAACGTCTATTTGCACGAAAATACCAGCATTCTGGGCAATGCTTTAATTTTAACCGTGCTTGCAAAGTTTATTGTAAAAAAGAACACCGGAATTGCCGAAGGGTTAACGGTAATTACAGGAAACCATGTATCACCTATTGGAAGATGGCATCGGTTTGTTGATGACACAGAGAAACCGGGCAATGCGGATAAAGATGTTGTTATTGAAGAAGATGTTTGGATAGGTGCTAATGTTACGCTTTTATCCGGTGTTACCATTAAACGAGGCGCAATTGTAGGTGCCGGATCAGTTTGTCGCTTTTCAAGCCCCCCCTATTCCATTGTTGCCGGAAATCCTGCAAAAGTTATTGGTTTTAAATTCACCCCATCGGAAATCATAAAACATGAGAAAGCATTATATCCTGAAGATGAGCGCTTATCATTAGATGAATTAAACAAAAATTACAGAAAATACTACTGCAAACGAGTTAAAGAGATAGTCAATTTTCTTAAATAA